In one Agathobacter rectalis ATCC 33656 genomic region, the following are encoded:
- a CDS encoding MATE family efflux transporter: MKKIDFDNDSIKKNILQAALPMLAAQILSLLYNIVDRIYIARIPDMGTTALGAVGLCFPIIMLTIAFSNLFGSGGAPLFSIKRGMSDDRAANTIMNTSFTMVCTFAVVFTALCMIFAKPLLIVFGASENALKYALPYLLIYLIGTLPSMISTGMNPFINAQGYSTTGMLSVAIGAVANLVLDPLFIFGFNFGIKGAAIATVISQILSALYVLHFLRKKAELKVRLMTLSEFSENTRYAKDIISLGTSGCVMQLTNSLVSICCNNVLSVTGGDLYISVMTIVSSIRQMVETPIYAIVEGSSPVLSYNYGAKRPARVRKSIFTMGLLVLLYTAVMWSVIILAPHALIAIFSSDSTLMDDAVKALNIYFAAFIFMDLQYIGQTTFKSLNKKKRAIFFSLLRKVFIVVPLTYILPYSFGMGTDGVFMAEPVSNVIGGSICFVTMLGTVLPELRRMEQ, encoded by the coding sequence ATGAAAAAAATAGATTTTGATAATGATTCAATAAAGAAAAATATATTGCAGGCTGCTCTGCCCATGCTGGCAGCCCAGATTCTAAGCCTGTTGTACAATATAGTAGACCGCATATACATTGCCCGCATACCGGATATGGGAACCACTGCACTCGGTGCTGTGGGGCTTTGCTTTCCTATTATAATGCTGACAATCGCTTTCTCCAATCTCTTTGGAAGCGGTGGTGCTCCGCTTTTTTCAATAAAAAGAGGCATGAGTGATGACAGAGCCGCCAATACTATAATGAATACGAGCTTTACAATGGTCTGCACATTCGCAGTCGTTTTTACAGCTTTGTGCATGATTTTTGCAAAGCCTCTTTTAATCGTGTTTGGCGCATCTGAAAATGCTCTCAAATACGCTCTGCCATACCTGCTCATTTATTTGATAGGAACACTCCCATCCATGATTTCAACCGGCATGAATCCCTTTATCAACGCTCAGGGCTACTCCACTACCGGCATGCTGTCTGTTGCAATCGGAGCCGTTGCCAATCTGGTTTTAGACCCGCTTTTTATATTTGGATTTAATTTCGGTATCAAAGGAGCAGCTATTGCTACGGTCATCTCACAAATACTGTCTGCTCTCTATGTGCTTCACTTTCTTAGGAAAAAGGCTGAGCTTAAGGTGCGCCTTATGACACTCTCTGAATTCAGTGAAAACACGCGCTATGCAAAGGACATCATAAGCCTTGGAACCTCAGGCTGTGTCATGCAGCTCACAAACAGCCTGGTATCTATATGCTGCAACAATGTGCTTTCAGTGACCGGTGGCGATTTGTACATATCGGTAATGACCATCGTATCAAGCATCAGGCAGATGGTCGAGACTCCAATTTATGCAATTGTGGAGGGTTCATCTCCTGTTTTAAGCTACAACTATGGCGCCAAAAGGCCGGCCCGGGTGAGAAAATCTATTTTCACTATGGGACTGCTCGTGCTTCTATATACAGCTGTCATGTGGAGTGTGATTATACTTGCCCCTCATGCCCTGATTGCAATTTTCAGTTCCGATTCCACCCTTATGGATGATGCGGTGAAGGCTTTGAATATCTACTTTGCGGCATTCATATTTATGGATCTGCAGTACATCGGACAGACCACCTTTAAATCACTGAACAAAAAGAAGCGGGCTATATTTTTCTCCCTGCTTCGCAAGGTGTTCATCGTTGTACCGCTGACATATATTCTGCCTTACTCCTTTGGTATGGGAACCGACGGTGTGTTTATGGCAGAGCCTGTATCAAACGTGATTGGCGGAAGCATCTGCTTTGTAACCATGCTTGGCACTGTGCTACCTGAGCTTCGCAGAATGGAGCAGTAA
- the ltrA gene encoding group II intron reverse transcriptase/maturase produces MAENIENNGCSQRDNAEHEGYVKASRSFNRIWKERDSAQPRLLETILYKDNFNRAYKRVKANKGAPGIDGMTIEEALPYLKEHQQEITDRIYRGKYTPSPVRRVEIPKPDGGVRKLGIPTVIDRTLQQAITQQLVPIYEPLFADGSYGYRPNRSAKDAILKVKEYAEQGYTFAVVLDLSKYFDTLNHEILINLLRKNVKDERVVQLIKRYLKSGVMENGVVIDTEEGSPQGGNLSPLLANIYLNEFDQEYLKRGVPCIRYADDIVLLAKSKRASERLLESSTKYLEERLKLTVNREKSRTVSVFAIRNFKFLGFALGRNGKGIYVRVHPKSWKKFKSRLKELSSRKRCQSIKPSLEKIKVYARGWLNYYGIASMKSNIDDINGWLYHRIRMCIWKQWKKPRTKYKNLVKLGIPEHYASTIANSRRKYWYISNNKAVIWALNKERLINSGFYDLATAYQSVHVNY; encoded by the coding sequence ATGGCAGAAAACATTGAAAACAATGGCTGTTCGCAAAGAGATAATGCGGAACATGAAGGGTATGTGAAAGCGTCCAGGTCATTCAATCGGATATGGAAAGAAAGAGACAGTGCACAGCCGAGACTTTTGGAAACGATACTGTATAAAGACAACTTTAACAGAGCGTATAAGAGAGTTAAGGCAAACAAGGGAGCGCCGGGAATTGATGGCATGACCATTGAAGAGGCTCTTCCATATCTAAAGGAACATCAACAAGAGATAACTGACCGCATTTATCGTGGAAAGTATACTCCGTCTCCAGTAAGACGAGTTGAAATTCCCAAACCAGATGGTGGTGTGCGAAAGCTTGGCATACCAACAGTGATAGACCGTACACTTCAACAGGCAATAACCCAACAGTTAGTGCCAATCTATGAACCGCTGTTTGCAGATGGTAGCTATGGCTATCGTCCGAACAGAAGTGCAAAAGATGCAATACTTAAGGTTAAGGAGTATGCAGAACAAGGCTATACATTCGCTGTAGTCCTTGACTTGTCAAAGTACTTCGATACTCTTAATCACGAAATTCTCATCAATCTTCTACGAAAGAATGTAAAAGATGAACGTGTAGTACAGTTGATAAAGCGCTATCTGAAAAGCGGTGTAATGGAAAACGGAGTGGTCATTGACACAGAGGAAGGCTCACCACAAGGTGGAAATCTATCACCATTGCTGGCAAACATCTACCTCAATGAGTTCGACCAGGAATACCTGAAAAGAGGTGTTCCATGCATAAGATATGCAGATGACATCGTGCTTCTTGCAAAGAGCAAGCGAGCATCAGAGAGACTCTTGGAAAGCAGTACAAAATATCTTGAGGAGAGGCTGAAACTTACAGTCAACCGAGAAAAGAGCCGTACAGTCAGCGTGTTTGCAATCCGAAATTTTAAATTCCTTGGCTTTGCATTGGGAAGGAACGGAAAAGGCATATATGTCCGAGTTCATCCGAAGTCATGGAAGAAGTTTAAGTCCAGACTGAAGGAGTTATCTTCCCGTAAGCGATGTCAGTCAATCAAGCCAAGCCTTGAGAAAATCAAAGTATATGCAAGGGGATGGCTTAACTACTACGGAATTGCAAGTATGAAGAGCAACATAGATGACATCAACGGATGGCTCTATCACAGAATACGCATGTGTATATGGAAACAGTGGAAGAAACCTAGAACGAAATATAAAAATCTAGTCAAACTTGGAATCCCAGAACACTATGCGTCAACAATAGCAAACAGTCGCAGAAAGTATTGGTATATCAGCAATAACAAAGCTGTGATTTGGGCGCTGAATAAAGAAAGACTGATAAACAGTGGCTTTTACGATTTAGCCACAGCCTATCAGTCTGTGCACGTCAACTATTGA
- the metF gene encoding methylenetetrahydrofolate reductase [NAD(P)H], giving the protein MKITQIHTNKPQSLSFEIFPPKKEEDFKNIDEMLEILCDCHPEYISVTFGAGGSSNNNKTIEIAKKIKNQYNVEPVVHLTCLCYNKAEIDEFTRQLSYEGIENILALRGDRNPNVPAKEDFLHASDLIKYIKDTTGDQFCIAGACYPDIHPEAADKVDDIKNLKKKVDAGAELLLSQLFFDNDTFFNFAEDCRLAGINVPVIPGIMPCINAAQIQRMVTMCGAKFPEKFQKIVHRYGDNKAALFDAGMSYCESQIIELLANDVEGIHLYTMNNVRVAKRLTEGIKNLI; this is encoded by the coding sequence ATGAAGATTACACAGATACATACAAACAAACCACAGTCGCTCTCCTTTGAGATATTTCCACCAAAGAAAGAGGAGGACTTCAAAAATATAGACGAGATGCTTGAGATACTCTGTGATTGTCATCCTGAGTACATCAGCGTGACATTTGGCGCAGGCGGCAGCTCAAACAATAACAAGACTATCGAGATTGCGAAGAAAATCAAGAACCAGTACAATGTGGAGCCTGTAGTGCACCTTACATGTCTGTGCTATAACAAGGCTGAGATAGATGAGTTCACCAGACAGCTTTCATATGAGGGCATTGAGAATATCCTCGCTTTAAGAGGAGACAGAAATCCGAACGTGCCTGCAAAGGAGGATTTTCTCCATGCAAGCGATTTGATTAAATACATAAAGGACACCACAGGTGATCAGTTCTGTATCGCAGGTGCGTGCTACCCGGACATCCATCCGGAGGCAGCTGATAAGGTAGATGATATTAAGAATCTTAAGAAAAAGGTTGATGCCGGTGCAGAGCTTCTTTTATCGCAGCTCTTCTTTGACAATGATACCTTCTTCAATTTTGCTGAGGACTGCAGGCTTGCAGGTATCAATGTGCCGGTTATCCCGGGCATCATGCCTTGTATCAATGCGGCTCAGATTCAGAGAATGGTCACAATGTGCGGAGCAAAGTTCCCGGAAAAGTTCCAGAAGATTGTGCACAGATACGGAGACAACAAGGCGGCACTTTTTGATGCCGGAATGTCTTACTGCGAGAGTCAGATAATTGAGCTTTTAGCTAATGATGTGGAGGGAATTCATCTTTACACTATGAACAATGTGAGAGTTGCAAAGCGTTTAACAGAAGGCATTAAAAACCTTATTTAG
- a CDS encoding GspE/PulE family protein, translating to MAFRREKKRIGDMLINENVITQEQLEKALPIAKEKHKKIGETLIELGFTNELEIAKALSQQLGLELVNVSAINIPEEVQNLVSETVLRKHVMIPYAFDKNNANVVHVAMADPMDMVALDDFSIVTNLQAEPAVATGRDILLTLDKYYGDTEAMKAAQEYARERKEREQKNAEAEEATSKDVNNSPVVLLVNSIIEQAARLRASDIHIEALENKVRVRYRIDGALYEKAAYSIHLLSAIITRLKIIGGMDISEKRKPQDGRITMEIDKIEYDIRVSILPTVFGEKCVMRLAQKKALTRDKKELGFSDEELKAFDHILMNTNGIILVTGPTGSGKSTTLYTALSELNKEDVNIITVEDPVEANIDGINQVQVNNKADLTFASALRSILRQDPDIIMIGEIRDQETAQIAVQASITGHLVVSTLHTNSSASTISRLEDMGVESYLLADSVKGIIAQRLVRRLCPECKREHLLTEEEKAFMNIPAFRPVKIYEPCGCEKCANTGYKGRIGIYEIMTITPKLKSLISKGVDIEDINKAACDEGMHTLRQSAEKLVLEGVTSFQEMLKTTFEN from the coding sequence ATGGCTTTTAGACGAGAGAAAAAGCGTATCGGTGATATGCTTATAAATGAAAATGTAATTACTCAGGAGCAGCTGGAAAAGGCTCTGCCTATAGCCAAAGAAAAGCATAAGAAGATAGGAGAAACACTCATTGAGCTTGGGTTCACCAATGAGCTTGAGATAGCAAAGGCATTGTCGCAGCAGCTGGGACTGGAGCTTGTTAATGTGAGCGCAATCAACATACCTGAGGAGGTGCAAAACCTTGTCAGTGAGACAGTGCTTAGAAAGCATGTTATGATACCATATGCATTTGACAAGAATAATGCCAATGTAGTGCATGTGGCCATGGCTGATCCTATGGATATGGTTGCGCTTGATGATTTTTCAATTGTTACCAATCTACAGGCTGAGCCTGCAGTAGCGACAGGCAGAGACATACTTTTGACGCTTGACAAATATTACGGTGATACAGAGGCTATGAAAGCGGCTCAGGAGTATGCGAGGGAGAGAAAAGAGCGTGAGCAGAAAAATGCCGAGGCTGAGGAAGCTACCAGCAAGGATGTCAACAATTCGCCGGTAGTTTTACTTGTCAACTCTATCATTGAGCAGGCAGCCAGACTCAGGGCCTCAGATATACATATAGAGGCACTGGAAAATAAAGTCAGGGTGCGATACAGAATAGATGGTGCGCTTTATGAGAAGGCAGCATATAGTATACATCTGCTTTCTGCAATTATTACACGACTTAAAATTATAGGTGGTATGGATATTTCCGAGAAACGTAAGCCGCAGGACGGCCGTATCACTATGGAGATAGACAAGATAGAGTATGATATCCGAGTATCAATCCTTCCGACAGTATTCGGTGAGAAATGCGTTATGCGACTTGCGCAGAAAAAGGCACTTACAAGAGATAAAAAGGAGCTGGGATTTTCAGACGAAGAGCTTAAGGCATTTGATCATATACTGATGAATACAAACGGTATCATCCTTGTTACAGGACCTACAGGAAGTGGTAAGTCAACCACGCTTTACACGGCACTTTCAGAGCTCAACAAGGAGGATGTAAATATCATCACAGTTGAGGATCCGGTCGAGGCCAATATAGATGGAATAAACCAGGTACAGGTAAATAATAAAGCTGACCTGACATTTGCATCAGCACTTCGTTCCATTCTGCGACAGGATCCGGACATCATTATGATTGGTGAGATTCGAGATCAGGAGACAGCACAGATTGCAGTACAGGCGTCAATCACAGGACATCTTGTGGTCAGCACACTGCATACCAACAGCTCGGCAAGTACTATTTCACGACTGGAGGACATGGGAGTTGAAAGTTATCTGCTTGCGGATTCGGTAAAGGGAATCATTGCACAGCGACTTGTAAGAAGACTTTGTCCGGAATGTAAGAGAGAGCATCTGCTGACAGAGGAGGAAAAGGCCTTTATGAATATACCGGCGTTCCGTCCGGTAAAGATTTATGAGCCATGTGGCTGTGAAAAATGTGCCAATACAGGCTACAAGGGACGAATCGGTATATATGAGATAATGACCATAACACCAAAGCTAAAGTCACTTATTTCAAAAGGTGTTGATATAGAGGATATAAACAAGGCTGCATGTGATGAGGGCATGCATACACTTAGACAGAGTGCAGAGAAGCTTGTACTCGAAGGAGTTACTTCATTCCAGGAAATGTTAAAGACCACGTTTGAAAACTAA
- a CDS encoding sodium-dependent transporter, whose product MKEKSRSTFSGNIGFVLAAAGSAVGLGNIWRFPYLAAKDGGGLFLLVYLILVLTFGFALLTTEIAIGRKTGQGPLTAYGLINPKGKFIGVLACIVPAIILPYYCTIGGWVLKYFTLFITGSGKNAVADGYFTGFITGQWAPIIFGVVYLLITAAVVIGGVNKGIERFSKVLMPILVVLIFAIGIFSLTLNYKDASGAARSGLEGLKIYVVPDFKGLTMQKLVTVFVDALGQLFYSISVAMGIMVAYGSYVKKESKLMGSINQIEIFDTLVAFLAGLMIIPAVYVFMGRDGMSAGPGLMFISLPKVFNEMGIAGDIVGLIFFMIVAFAAVTSSVSIMEAIVSSLIDRFHWSRRKSAILVTVYGLIAEIIVCLGYNKLYMEVKLPNGTVGQILDIMDYVSNNVLMPIVALATCILIGWIVSPKVIIDEVTRGGSKFTRKGLYIIMVKFIAPAFLLILLLQALGIVTF is encoded by the coding sequence ATGAAAGAAAAATCAAGAAGCACTTTTTCCGGCAACATTGGGTTCGTTCTTGCGGCAGCCGGCAGTGCGGTAGGACTTGGAAATATATGGAGGTTTCCGTATCTGGCAGCAAAGGACGGAGGAGGACTTTTTCTGCTGGTGTATCTGATACTTGTTCTGACCTTTGGCTTTGCATTGCTTACCACTGAGATTGCAATAGGACGTAAGACCGGACAGGGACCGCTCACCGCGTATGGTCTTATCAATCCAAAGGGCAAGTTTATCGGTGTGCTTGCGTGTATAGTACCGGCTATTATTCTGCCTTACTACTGTACTATAGGTGGATGGGTTTTAAAATATTTTACACTTTTCATTACAGGAAGCGGTAAAAATGCGGTTGCGGATGGATATTTCACAGGCTTTATCACAGGCCAGTGGGCACCAATCATATTTGGAGTGGTTTATCTGCTTATAACAGCAGCAGTTGTCATTGGCGGAGTCAATAAAGGTATCGAGCGCTTCAGCAAGGTGCTCATGCCTATCCTTGTTGTGCTTATTTTTGCAATCGGTATTTTCTCACTGACGCTCAATTATAAGGATGCATCAGGCGCAGCAAGAAGTGGTCTTGAGGGTCTTAAGATATATGTGGTTCCTGACTTCAAGGGGCTTACAATGCAAAAGCTTGTCACAGTATTTGTTGATGCACTCGGTCAGCTGTTCTACTCAATCAGTGTGGCTATGGGAATCATGGTTGCATATGGTTCGTATGTCAAGAAGGAATCAAAGCTCATGGGCTCAATCAACCAGATCGAGATTTTTGATACTCTTGTTGCATTCCTTGCAGGCCTTATGATCATTCCGGCAGTATATGTATTTATGGGTCGTGACGGCATGTCAGCAGGACCGGGGCTTATGTTTATATCACTGCCAAAGGTATTTAATGAAATGGGAATAGCAGGAGATATTGTTGGACTGATATTCTTCATGATAGTTGCATTCGCAGCAGTCACATCGTCTGTATCAATTATGGAGGCTATTGTATCGAGTCTTATAGACAGATTTCACTGGAGCCGCAGAAAAAGCGCAATTTTAGTCACGGTATACGGTCTGATTGCAGAGATAATAGTCTGCCTTGGCTACAATAAGCTCTATATGGAGGTTAAGCTTCCAAACGGCACAGTCGGACAGATACTTGATATCATGGATTATGTAAGCAACAATGTGCTTATGCCAATCGTTGCACTTGCCACATGTATCCTTATCGGTTGGATAGTAAGTCCAAAGGTAATAATAGATGAGGTGACACGCGGAGGCAGCAAATTCACCAGAAAAGGGCTTTATATAATCATGGTTAAATTTATTGCACCGGCATTCCTGCTTATACTGTTGCTGCAGGCACTCGGAATCGTTACTTTTTAG